Within the Populus trichocarpa isolate Nisqually-1 chromosome 14, P.trichocarpa_v4.1, whole genome shotgun sequence genome, the region CGTGTCATTAAAAGTTaataatttaccaacaaatcaTTTTTCAATGTAGATTATCTATTTAAGATTAagtatactaaaaataaaacataaaaattattcagTGTTGACCTGTTTGGGAGTatagttgcggttgttttttaaagtgattttcacttaaaaatatattaaaataatattttttttattttttaaaaaatatttttgatatcaacgcatcTCAGTTGCTAATTAAGATGATAAGTCAATCAgcatgtatgtatatatgtcAGCCTATCTTGAGGTATGTTAGTACAGGACTGGATGAGTCTAAAAATATTTGCAACAGAATTTAAATTTCTAGTTAAGATAAATCTGATATTGATATCTAGAAAACCCAGGTTAATATCTTAAGTTCGTAACTGTAAAATTCTAGATTCGAGTTCAATcaaaaagctaaattctcaaccaatttaatgttaaaaaataaaattatatatataaaaaatcaatttaaaaaattcattatagtaaaaaactaattgttaaaaaatccaatcataaaaatcaattcaaagtGGTAAGCATGGTTCAGGTATAGGGCAAAAGATGCTTCTTCTTATAACCCCATCTTTTAGAATCCCAAGTGGCAGCTTCTTGACATTATTTTGCCACGAGTTCCAGCTTCCAAGTCTTTGTTTGGGGGAAATTATATCTAACTTGTTTGGAATTAAATAACAAATGGaatgaaggaaaataaattatttgttggAAGGGAAAGATAATGAATATTGATTGATATTGATATATTTCTAGGTGGAGAGAGGGGATGAAATGACAAGCaaatttaacatgttatttCCCTCTTTTCCATTAACGCGGGATAGAAATTTGCAAGCTAGtgggaaaaaagaagatatttttcCAAACAAGGTTGATTTTACCTCTGTGGTTCATTTAATTTCCAAAGcctatatatttaaattttttttactgagaAAAAAACTTATCCAGCCGTGGTGAATAGCGGGTCAAAAAGCTGGTAATTACAAGAACTCCTTTACTAGGTTACTGACAACCGCACCACCTCATGTCATACTCCTTGCAAAATTTACTGCATTGtatcaacaattcaaaaatGATGGTACAGGGCATCATGAGTTCAACGTTTCCGGTCAAACCAAGCACTTCCAGcaacaaatgaaaatataaatacgaACATGCTGGCCACTATCTCATCCCGGTAAGCTACGACTTCAGCAAATTAACGGAGTTGAATTCACTTAAGAGATGGCAACTCCGGTATATGCAACAAATTTCAAGTGATGACTTGACAACTGAAAGTCCAACGATAACCAGGCAAAGGTTGGGGCTTGGATATGAGCCCCGATACCTGAAGAACAAAAACGCAGATACGGTCAACCCTGTCTGTTTTTGTCAAGTAACAAGCATATGATAGTACGTGGCCCAGAATTCTTACCCTTTTTATGAACTACAAGCCACGTCGATACTCCAGCTGTTTGGTATTCTCTAGCAAAACCTTCCAAAAGGTGCACAATAAATAGTTCAGCTATAATGAAAATGTTTAAGATGCGTGCCAATATATAGATTTCATTAAGACATGGTTAAGATGCATAGGTCATTCAATCATATTCAAACAATCACTTACTTCACGAATGTAATTTGCTATTGCCTTGCAGCCTTCAACAGCAAGTTGCATAACATTTTCAAAGGTATCAATTGGCAGCTTAGCATCCAtctgcattaaaaaaacaccataaatgAGGGGTCTAGGAGTTAAAGCTTTGCTAAAAGTAAGAATTCTAATTCCCACGCTTGCAGCGGAGTTGAAAGACCGGGATCATGCTGAACACAAATGATAGATTCTCACGTTTGAAAACATTGTAGAGTTGTATTAGAAGAGTGATAGAAGTGGTATTAAGAAGCATCTGGACGCTGTATTCAAAACAGTGGGGCAGATCACACTATGAGAGCAAGGGCTATTTGGTGTTTACTTTCATCTTACTTTTCCTTTTACCAGTGAAGAAGATTTAGAGGGATAGGAGGGTGTCAAAAGGTGGctagaaggaaaagaaatgacACGGCaacttttgataaaaatttGCACACCACAAATTCTTGTTGTCACAACTCAAGAGTAACTTCCATGATGAAAATTTCCAGTCATACTTGTCCAGATCAATAACTTTCACGATTAAAATCACCATGGAAGAAACAAAGGGTTTTACATTAACAGAGACAATTATATGAAATAGAGATTCACGTAAAAACCTGAAGAAGTGTCACTTTGTCCAACTTGGGTAGGATTCCAACAGTGACATCAGGACCTCCTGCACTGTCTTCAACATAGTTTAAATCTGGGTCAACAAAATGAAAGTTAGCTTCAATATGATAAAAATCAATTAGtgtagaaaacagaaaactgcACATTCAAATGAGAGACATGAAGAATTCACCAAGAAGAGGAGTGCTATTGAGGAATCCAGCACTACAAGAAGTAACAAGATCACGCATGGGGATACCTGCATCTGCTAAGGCCAAAGTTGCAGCATTGATGCATGCAGATCTAGTTCCTGCAGACAACATATGGCTTAATGGACACAAATTTTCCATTATTGAGTATGGAAATTTATTGATTACAAGATAGTGAAGCATCTTGGAAATTTCCAGTGGTGGTGCGATAATTAATACTAGAGAAACAGGCTCCTCAAGCGTTGCTTAGCTTATTTAGAAAGCAATGGATGTTTCTGAAGTCCATGCCTCTCGGCACTAGCACCAGCACAAGATTGATTTATTTGactcatataatttgttttggccATTTTAGAGTTTGGGGAGTGAGGGAAAAACATTTGAGGGAGAGAGCAAATATATCCAAGCATGTATTCTATTTCAATTGGAGACAAGGAGAAGAGGTCCGACTTGCTCCAATTTTCTTCTCTTGGCTCTCTTTAATACTTCCTGTTTATTTAACCCTGTCTAAGTTTCTTTTTCAGAtgaagaaaagtaaaataaacgAAGAATAATTTCCTTCAAAGTTGTTGCAGTGTAACCATTAACAATTCTGCAGGCATTATTATCATGAACTAGCAGGTAGGTAGCTTACAATAAAGACCATGTACTGAAAAACCAGCAACAATATTtgcaatttatatataatggCCTGAATTTAAGGAGCTTTTTCTCTTAAATCTTGAAAAAGAGGAGCAATACCTAATGTACCAATAAAATGAACAGAATCTGAACTTATGCACAGAGGTCAAAGAAGcacataaatacaaaaaagaatagCAAACATCAATGAGTTAGTGCTGGGTTTTCATAAATGATTTCGAAGTTACCTCCATCAGCTTGGAGAACTTGCACATATATATCAATCTGCAAAATATGCAAAcaatttaggtaaaaaaaaaaagaatcagcaTCCACTGGAGTTGGGATAATATCTCAAGCAACCGCAAAAGGACCTGAGAACGGGGCATTAGATTCGTCAATATGCATTCTTCCATTGCCTGACGAATAACCAACGAAATCTCTGTTGATCGCCTGCGAATGCTTTCAtctataacaaatcaaaataccCCAACAATGTGTATTGTAACATCGATTTGAAGTGCAGAATATATTGTGATTCTTGGAGCCAATCAAAAATACTAGCCACGACGAAAACACATCTCAAACATAAACCAACGATCTGTACAATTGAAAATGGCATTTTCACAGGCAATCTTGGTACTTTACAATGACAgacacaaaaaaatccaaagagcAGTGTCAGAAATAACAAAGATGTCAACTTCAAGTTATTTGGATTGCCCACTAGCAAATAACTCATTCAAAATCTCATACAACAACCAATTCCAAAACTCGAAAAAAAGGCACAGTCAAGCAAgagattttcaaaaaattaaaaaaaagaaagaatagcGTACCTGTCACCCTTCGGTTTTCGCCTCCGATCTCCTGTACTGAAATTAGCCATGCTGTACTCAC harbors:
- the LOC7492754 gene encoding exosome complex component RRP41 homolog isoform X2, which gives rise to MDLERFKIGANRLTTKHWCGVSTAWLISVQEIGGENRRVTDESIRRRSTEISLVIRQAMEECILTNLMPRSQIDIYVQVLQADGGTRSACINAATLALADAGIPMRDLVTSCSAGFLNSTPLLDLNYVEDSAGGPDVTVGILPKLDKVTLLQMDAKLPIDTFENVMQLAVEGCKAIANYIREVLLENTKQLEYRRGL
- the LOC7492754 gene encoding exosome complex component RRP41 homolog isoform X1 translates to MEFVNPEGLRLDGRRPMEMRQLRAQIGAVAKADGSAVFEMGNTKVIAAVYGPREVQNRSQQINDQALVRCEYSMANFSTGDRRRKPKGDRRSTEISLVIRQAMEECILTNLMPRSQIDIYVQVLQADGGTRSACINAATLALADAGIPMRDLVTSCSAGFLNSTPLLDLNYVEDSAGGPDVTVGILPKLDKVTLLQMDAKLPIDTFENVMQLAVEGCKAIANYIREVLLENTKQLEYRRGL